The following coding sequences lie in one Populus trichocarpa isolate Nisqually-1 chromosome 14, P.trichocarpa_v4.1, whole genome shotgun sequence genomic window:
- the LOC7464862 gene encoding proteasome subunit beta type-1 isoform X1: MTKQQARFEPYDFNGGTCVAIAGADYCVVAADTRMSTGYNILTRDYSKICKLADKCLMASSGFQADVKALQKVLGAKHLIYQHQHNKQMSCPAMARLLSNTLYYKRFFPYYTFNVLVGFDEEGKGCVYTYDAVGSYEKVGYSAQGSGAKLIMPVLDNQLKSPSPLLLPALDAVTPLTEAEAIDVVKDVFASATERDIYTGDKLEIVIVNADGIRREYAELRKD, from the exons ATGACTAAGCAACAAGCAAGATTTGAACCCTACGATTTTAATGGAGG gaCTTGTGTTGCGATTGCTGGAGCTGATTACTGTGTTGTCGCTGCTGATACTCGAATGTCTACCGGATACAATATCCTCACTCGCGATTACTCCAAAATCTGTAAACT AGCAGACAAATGTTTGATGGCCTCTTCAGGGTTTCAAGCTGATGTCAAAGCCCTACAAAAGGTGTTGGGTGCCAAGCACCTG ATCTATCAACATCAACACAACAAGCAGATGAGCTGCCCTGCCATGGCTCGACTGCTCTCCAACACTCTCTACTACAAACGTTTCTTCCCTTATTATACCTTCAATGTTTTGGTTGGCTTTGACGAGGAAG GAAAGGGCTGTGTTTACACTTATGATGCTGTTGGTTCCTATGAGAAGGTTGGGTATAGTGCCCAAGGTTCTGGTGCTAAACTCATCATGCCTGTGCTGGATAACCAATTGAAGTCCCCCAGCCCGCTTTTATTACCTGCTCTG GATGCTGTAACTCCACTTACTGAGGCAGAAGCGATTGATGTGGTCAAAGATGTTTTTGCATCTGCAACTGAGAGGGATATATACACT GGAGACAAACTTGAAATTGTCATCGTAAATGCTGATGGTATTCGTCGTGAATACGCGGAACTCAGAAAAGATTGA
- the LOC7464861 gene encoding ATP-dependent DNA helicase 2 subunit KU80 yields MARNKEGLVLLLDVGPTMYSVLPEIKKVCSMLIQKKLIYGKFDEVGVVVFGTQETDNELTKEVGGYEHVVVLRNIKVVDGDLVDAFQELPRGNFDGDYLDAIVVGMDMLIKKYQATNKGKKRLCLITNALCPIKDSCEGTKEDQVNTIAAQMSAHGMKMESVIVRGRLCGGGDQRIMAENDRLLNLFSEKTSARAVYVESPTALLGAVKTRNISPVTIFRGDLELGSKMKIKVWVYKKTSEEKFPTLKKYSDKAPPTDRFATHEVKVDYEYKSVEDPNKVVPPEQRIKGYRYGPQVVPISSAEWDAVKFKPEKSVKLLGFTDASNIMRHYYMKDVNVFIPEPGNARAALAVSALARAMKEMNKVAILRCVWRQGQGSVVVGVLTPNISEKDSTPDSFYFNVLPFAEDVREFQFPSFSSFPASWQPNEQQQEAADNLVKMLDLAPSAKQEALLPDFTPNPVLERFYRHLELKSKHPDAAVPPLDETLKTITEADPDLLSEKKNVMDAFYKSFELKENPRLKKSSKRLLEKKPSGSDEDYQDTTNALVVKPVKVEKIGDSSPVQDFEAMMSCRDSPDWVSKAIQDMKNKIYSLVENSYDGDNHGKAMECLLALRKGCILEQEPKQFNDFLHHLFNVRQEKKFRNFCESLIPKGLTLISKSEAIDSEVTDDEARNFLVKKELKFE; encoded by the exons ATGGCTCGAAACAAG GAAGGATTGGTGCTGTTACTCGATGTCGGTCCAACAATGTACAGTGTTcttcctgaaattaaaaaagtttgcTCCATGCTTATTCAGAAAAAG TTGATTTATGGAAAATTCGATGAGGTTGGAGTTGTTGTTTTCGGGACTCAAG AGACTGACAATGAGCTGACGAAAGAAGTAGGTGGGTACGAGCATGTTGTCGTCTTACGAAATATCAAAGTTGTTGATGGAGATCTTGTTGATGCATTTCAAGAGCTCCCTCGAGGAAACTTTGATGGAGATT ATCTTGATGCTATTGTTGTTGGAATGGATATGCTGATAAAGAAGTATCAAGCaacaaacaaaggaaaaaagcGTCTGTGTCTTATTACAAATGCACTGTGCCCTATTAAAGATTCATGTGAAGGGACCAAGGAAGATCAAGTGAACACTATCGCGGCTCAAATGAGTGCACATGGAATGAAAATGGAAAGTGTTATTGTGAGGGGAAGATTATGCGGGGGTGGAGACCAGAGAATAATGGCTGAAAATGATCGACTGCTGAATCTTTTTTCAGAGAAAACATCTGCCAGGGCAGTGTATGTTGAGAGTCCAACTGCATTGTTAGGTGCAGTTAAAACTCGAAATATATCTCCAGTAACAATATTCAGAGGTGATCTTGAACTTGGGTCCAAGATGAAGATTAAG GTGTGGGTCTACAAAAAAACCTCAGAGGAGAAATTTCCCACTCTGAAGAAATATTCTGATAAAGCGCCTCCAACTGACAGATTTGCGACGCATGAAGTCAAAGTAGATTATGAGTACAAAAGTGTGGAAGATCCTAATAAGGTTGTTCCTCCAGAACAAAGAATTAAGGGTTACAGATATGGACCACAAGTTGTTCCAATATCATCTGCTGAGTGGGATGCTGTCAAATTCAAACCAGAAAAAAGCGTGAAGCTTCTAGGATTTACTGATGCTTCAAACATAATGCG GCACTACTACATGAAAGATGTCAACGTCTTTATTCCTGAACCAGGCAATGCAAGGGCTGCTCTTGCAGTTTCTGCTTTAGCTAGAGCAATGAAGGAAATGAATAAGGTTGCAATTTTGCGATGTGTCTGGAGACAAGGACAAGGGAGTGTTGTTGTGGGGGTTCTGACACCCAACATATCTGAGAAAGACAGCACT CCTGATTCATTTTACTTCAATGTACTTCCTTTTGCCGAGGATGTCCGGGAATTTCAATTTCCATCTTTCAGCAGTTTTCCAGCTTCATGGCAGCCGAATGAGCAGCAGCAAGAGGCCGCAGATAACCTTGTAAAGATGCTTGACCTTGCACCATCTGCCAAACAGGAAGCTCTACTGCCTGATTTCACACCAAATCCTGTTCTGGAG CGGTTTTATCGTCATCTTGAATTAAAGTCAAAGCATCCAGATGCAGCTGTGCCTCCACTGGATGAAACTCTCAAAACAATAACTGAAGCTGATCCAGATCTTCtttctgaaaagaaaaatgtaatgGATGCATTTTATAAGAGCTTTGAACTCAAGGAGAATCCAAGG CTAAAGAAATCAAGCAAGCGGTTATTGGAGAAAAAACCCTCTGGTTCTGATGAGGATTATCAAGATACAACCAATGCTCTAGTTGTCAAGCCTGTTAAGGTTGAAAAAATTGGGGATTCAAGTCCAGTTCAAGATTTTGAAGCGATGATGTCATGCAGAGATAGTCCAGATTGGGTTAGTAAAGCAATTCaggatatgaaaaataaaatatatagcctGGTTGAGAATTCCTATGATGGGGATAATCATGGTAAAGCAATGGAATGTCTACTTGCCCTTCGCAAAGGTTGCATCCTTGAGCAA GAACCTAAACAGTTCAATGATTTCCTTCACCATCTTTTCAATGTCCGCCAAGAGAAAAAGTTTCGCAATTTCTGTGAATCCCTCATACCCAAAGGACTCACTTTGATTTCAAAGTCAGAAGCCATAGACAG TGAGGTTACAGATGATGAAGCTAGAAACTTTCTGGTTAAAAAAGAGCTGAAATTTGAGTGA
- the LOC7464860 gene encoding glutathione S-transferase zeta class isoform X1 — protein MNSSPKLVLYNFSHSSCSWRVRFALNLKGLDYEYKAVNLAKGEQFRTEFEQLNPLRYVPVLVDGDVVVSDSLAILLYLEEKYPQRALLPDDPRRKALNLQVASIVCSSIQPLHMLALVVHKRIEEKVGPEEGLLWAQSSIEKGFFALEQLVKDFATRFATGEALYMADVFLAPQIATVVMRFNIDMSNFPILSRVYESYKTVPEFRASSPEAQPDAGS, from the exons ATGAATTCATCACCAAAGCTCGTCCTGTATAATTTCTCGCACAGCTCCTGTTCATGGCGGGTCCGCTTTGCTTTAAACCTTAAAG GACTTGATTATGAGTATAAAGCAGTCAACCTTGCAAAAGGAGAGCAGTTTCGTACAG AGTTTGAACAATTGAATCCTCTCCGTTATGTTCCAGTCTTGGTTGATGGTGATGTGGTAGTCTCGGACTCCTTAGCAATCTTGCTG TATTTGGAAGAAAAGTATCCTCAGAGAGCGTTGCTGCCAGATGATCCTCGGCGAAAAGCTCTAAATCTCCAA GTTGCCAGTATCGTCTGCTCTAGCATACAACCTCTTCATATGTTGGCTTTGGTGGTACAT AAACGCATTGAAGAAAAAGTTGGTCCGGAAGAGGGATTATTATGGGCACAATCTAGTattgaaaaaggtttttttg CACTTGAGCAGTTGGTAAAAGACTTTGCAACCAGATTTGCCACTGGAGAAGCATTATACATG GCTGATGTGTTTTTGGCCCCACAGATTGCTACAGTTGTTATGAGGTTCAACATTGATATG TCCAACTTCCCTATTTTAAGTAGGGTATATGAATCATACAAGACCGTACCGGAGTTCCGAGCTTCATCCCCGGAAGCACAACCAGATGCAGGGAGTTaa
- the LOC7488901 gene encoding methylsterol monooxygenase 1-1 isoform X1, protein MLPYQNLHQAEAALGRELTIAEKLWLNYSANKPDYLLHYHNILFLILFYSIVPLPYMFIELSRSKRIDKHKIQSKIKNSFQDMLKCYKDVVQTFIVVVGPLQVSSYPFIKLIGIRTSLSLPSGGEMFWQLLVYFLIEDYTGYWVHRLLHSNGGYEKIHHVHHEYSAPMGFAGPYAHWSEILILGMPAFLGPAVVPGHITTYWLWFVLRQIEAIETHSGYDFSWSPTRFIPFYGGARYHDYHHYVGRHSQSNFASVFTYCDYLYGTDKGYRYHKSIHRKMEETVERNGGHREGSYNSMPAQDFKSE, encoded by the exons ATGCTGCCTTACCAGAACTTGCACCAAGCAGAGGCAGCTCTTGGCAGAGAGCTAACTATTGCAGAGAAACTATGGCTCAATTACTCAGCCAATAAACCTGATTACCTTCTTCATTATCATAACATTCTCTTCCTGATCCTCTTTTACTCTATAGTTCCTCTCCCATACATGTTTATTGAACTAAGCCGGTCCAAGAGGATAGACAAGCACAAGATTCAATCCAAAATCAAGAACTCATTCCAAGACATGCTGAAATGCTACAAGGATGTTGTGCAAACTTTTATCGTTGTTGTTGGTCCTCTTCAAGTCTCTTCTTACCCTTTCATCAAG CTGATTGGCATCCGAACTAGTCTGTCATTACCTTCAGGAGGGGAAATGTTCTGGCAGTTATTAGTGTATTTTCTGATAGAGGATTATACCGGTTATTGGGTTCATAGGTTGCTTCATTCCAACGGGGGCTATGAGAAAATCCACCATGTTCACCATGAATATAGTGCTCCAATGGGGTTTGCAGGGCCTTATGCACACTGGTCTGAAATTTTGATTCTTGGCATGCCTGCATTTCTTGGTCCTGCAGTAGTTCCTGGACACATTACTACTTATTGGCTATGGTTCGTTTTAAGACAAATAGAAGCTATAGAGACTCACAGCGG atatgatttttcatggaGTCCAACAAGATTTATACCATTCTACGGAGGTGCAAGGTACCATGATTATCATCATTACGTGGGTCGCCATAGCCAAAGTAATTTCGCTTCCGTTTTCACATACTGTGATTACCTTTATGGAACAGACAAG GGCTATCGGTACCACAAGTCCATCCACCGAAAG atGGAGGAGACAGTGGAGAGGAATGGCGGACATCGTGAGGGCAGCTATAATTCCATGCCTGCCCAAGATTTCAAATCCGAATAA
- the LOC7464862 gene encoding proteasome subunit beta type-1 isoform X2, with translation MTKQQARFEPYDFNGGTCVAIAGADYCVVAADTRMSTGYNILTRDYSKICKLADKCLMASSGFQADVKALQKVLGAKHLIYQHQHNKQMSCPAMARLLSNTLYYKRFFPYYTFNVLVGFDEEGKGCVYTYDAVGSYEKVGYSAQGSGAKLIMPVLDNQLKSPSPLLLPAQDAVTPLTEAEAIDVVKDVFASATERDIYTGDKLEIVIVNADGIRREYAELRKD, from the exons ATGACTAAGCAACAAGCAAGATTTGAACCCTACGATTTTAATGGAGG gaCTTGTGTTGCGATTGCTGGAGCTGATTACTGTGTTGTCGCTGCTGATACTCGAATGTCTACCGGATACAATATCCTCACTCGCGATTACTCCAAAATCTGTAAACT AGCAGACAAATGTTTGATGGCCTCTTCAGGGTTTCAAGCTGATGTCAAAGCCCTACAAAAGGTGTTGGGTGCCAAGCACCTG ATCTATCAACATCAACACAACAAGCAGATGAGCTGCCCTGCCATGGCTCGACTGCTCTCCAACACTCTCTACTACAAACGTTTCTTCCCTTATTATACCTTCAATGTTTTGGTTGGCTTTGACGAGGAAG GAAAGGGCTGTGTTTACACTTATGATGCTGTTGGTTCCTATGAGAAGGTTGGGTATAGTGCCCAAGGTTCTGGTGCTAAACTCATCATGCCTGTGCTGGATAACCAATTGAAGTCCCCCAGCCCGCTTTTATTACCTGC GCAGGATGCTGTAACTCCACTTACTGAGGCAGAAGCGATTGATGTGGTCAAAGATGTTTTTGCATCTGCAACTGAGAGGGATATATACACT GGAGACAAACTTGAAATTGTCATCGTAAATGCTGATGGTATTCGTCGTGAATACGCGGAACTCAGAAAAGATTGA
- the LOC7488901 gene encoding methylsterol monooxygenase 1-1 isoform X2, with product MNLHQAEAALGRELTIAEKLWLNYSANKPDYLLHYHNILFLILFYSIVPLPYMFIELSRSKRIDKHKIQSKIKNSFQDMLKCYKDVVQTFIVVVGPLQVSSYPFIKLIGIRTSLSLPSGGEMFWQLLVYFLIEDYTGYWVHRLLHSNGGYEKIHHVHHEYSAPMGFAGPYAHWSEILILGMPAFLGPAVVPGHITTYWLWFVLRQIEAIETHSGYDFSWSPTRFIPFYGGARYHDYHHYVGRHSQSNFASVFTYCDYLYGTDKGYRYHKSIHRKMEETVERNGGHREGSYNSMPAQDFKSE from the exons ATG AACTTGCACCAAGCAGAGGCAGCTCTTGGCAGAGAGCTAACTATTGCAGAGAAACTATGGCTCAATTACTCAGCCAATAAACCTGATTACCTTCTTCATTATCATAACATTCTCTTCCTGATCCTCTTTTACTCTATAGTTCCTCTCCCATACATGTTTATTGAACTAAGCCGGTCCAAGAGGATAGACAAGCACAAGATTCAATCCAAAATCAAGAACTCATTCCAAGACATGCTGAAATGCTACAAGGATGTTGTGCAAACTTTTATCGTTGTTGTTGGTCCTCTTCAAGTCTCTTCTTACCCTTTCATCAAG CTGATTGGCATCCGAACTAGTCTGTCATTACCTTCAGGAGGGGAAATGTTCTGGCAGTTATTAGTGTATTTTCTGATAGAGGATTATACCGGTTATTGGGTTCATAGGTTGCTTCATTCCAACGGGGGCTATGAGAAAATCCACCATGTTCACCATGAATATAGTGCTCCAATGGGGTTTGCAGGGCCTTATGCACACTGGTCTGAAATTTTGATTCTTGGCATGCCTGCATTTCTTGGTCCTGCAGTAGTTCCTGGACACATTACTACTTATTGGCTATGGTTCGTTTTAAGACAAATAGAAGCTATAGAGACTCACAGCGG atatgatttttcatggaGTCCAACAAGATTTATACCATTCTACGGAGGTGCAAGGTACCATGATTATCATCATTACGTGGGTCGCCATAGCCAAAGTAATTTCGCTTCCGTTTTCACATACTGTGATTACCTTTATGGAACAGACAAG GGCTATCGGTACCACAAGTCCATCCACCGAAAG atGGAGGAGACAGTGGAGAGGAATGGCGGACATCGTGAGGGCAGCTATAATTCCATGCCTGCCCAAGATTTCAAATCCGAATAA
- the LOC7464860 gene encoding glutathione S-transferase zeta class isoform X2: MNSSPKLVLYNFSHSSCSWRVRFALNLKGLDYEYKAVNLAKGEQFRTEFEQLNPLRYVPVLVDGDVVVSDSLAILLYLEEKYPQRALLPDDPRRKALNLQVASIVCSSIQPLHMLALVKRIEEKVGPEEGLLWAQSSIEKGFFALEQLVKDFATRFATGEALYMADVFLAPQIATVVMRFNIDMSNFPILSRVYESYKTVPEFRASSPEAQPDAGS, from the exons ATGAATTCATCACCAAAGCTCGTCCTGTATAATTTCTCGCACAGCTCCTGTTCATGGCGGGTCCGCTTTGCTTTAAACCTTAAAG GACTTGATTATGAGTATAAAGCAGTCAACCTTGCAAAAGGAGAGCAGTTTCGTACAG AGTTTGAACAATTGAATCCTCTCCGTTATGTTCCAGTCTTGGTTGATGGTGATGTGGTAGTCTCGGACTCCTTAGCAATCTTGCTG TATTTGGAAGAAAAGTATCCTCAGAGAGCGTTGCTGCCAGATGATCCTCGGCGAAAAGCTCTAAATCTCCAA GTTGCCAGTATCGTCTGCTCTAGCATACAACCTCTTCATATGTTGGCTTTGGTG AAACGCATTGAAGAAAAAGTTGGTCCGGAAGAGGGATTATTATGGGCACAATCTAGTattgaaaaaggtttttttg CACTTGAGCAGTTGGTAAAAGACTTTGCAACCAGATTTGCCACTGGAGAAGCATTATACATG GCTGATGTGTTTTTGGCCCCACAGATTGCTACAGTTGTTATGAGGTTCAACATTGATATG TCCAACTTCCCTATTTTAAGTAGGGTATATGAATCATACAAGACCGTACCGGAGTTCCGAGCTTCATCCCCGGAAGCACAACCAGATGCAGGGAGTTaa